The following proteins come from a genomic window of Candidatus Thiodiazotropha sp. CDECU1:
- a CDS encoding general secretion pathway protein GspB yields the protein MSLILEALKKAERQHKLGEVPRINPDTEQPGSTASHRLGWLMLALFALILLGVGIYLGSSSWLTPQRQPHEPPVSHAEPSQQDSQPKPAPERVAPLESGEATNTPDPLQSTAPSQVAEEPPAAISPPREQEIEPAQEVVAEPPPPPRPPKPLHEMPSGFVANLPSMSIDIHSYDKRVAKRYVLINMEKYREGDYLAEGPKLVEILPQGAVMEHMGERFILPIGNQ from the coding sequence ATGTCGCTGATTCTGGAAGCGCTGAAAAAGGCTGAACGCCAACATAAACTGGGTGAAGTCCCAAGGATCAATCCCGACACTGAACAACCGGGTTCGACAGCATCCCACCGGCTGGGATGGCTGATGCTGGCGCTGTTTGCCCTGATCCTGCTCGGGGTCGGCATCTATCTGGGGAGCAGTAGCTGGCTGACGCCGCAACGGCAACCCCATGAGCCACCTGTCTCCCACGCCGAACCCAGCCAGCAGGATAGTCAGCCCAAGCCCGCGCCCGAGAGGGTGGCGCCACTCGAGAGCGGGGAGGCGACCAACACCCCGGATCCACTTCAATCAACCGCACCATCCCAGGTGGCGGAAGAGCCACCAGCGGCTATATCCCCACCTCGAGAGCAGGAGATCGAACCGGCCCAGGAGGTGGTGGCCGAACCACCGCCACCGCCTCGACCACCGAAACCCCTGCATGAGATGCCGAGTGGTTTTGTTGCCAACCTGCCTTCCATGAGCATCGATATCCATAGTTACGACAAGCGTGTGGCAAAACGCTATGTGCTGATCAATATGGAGAAATATCGCGAGGGAGACTATCTCGCCGAGGGGCCGAAGTTGGTAGAGATCCTTCCCCAGGGGGCGGTCATGGAGCATATGGGAGAGCGGTTCATCTTGCCCATTGGTAACCAGTAA
- a CDS encoding ComF family protein → MKVDNCINIIRSLLYPRGCLLCGAKGDFPCHLCPACHNSLPFNHHACPCCALPLPAHVASQQLCGRCIKRQPPYTKTIAALTYEPPVNRLIGMFKFHQKLHLAEPLAGLLMERLGDQHERPEILVPVPLHPLRLRQRGFNQSVELTRILAKHYRLPYDWRLCRRIKATKTQSELSRQERRKNLVNAFQACAEVKDTHLVLVDDVITTGATVTELSKVLKKAGAKRIDVWAVARTQTL, encoded by the coding sequence ATGAAAGTCGACAACTGTATAAATATTATACGATCACTACTCTATCCCAGGGGTTGTCTCCTGTGCGGCGCCAAGGGCGATTTCCCATGCCATCTCTGCCCTGCCTGCCACAATAGCCTGCCTTTCAATCACCATGCCTGCCCATGTTGCGCGCTTCCGCTGCCAGCCCATGTTGCATCCCAGCAATTGTGCGGTCGCTGTATCAAACGACAACCACCTTATACAAAAACCATCGCCGCCCTCACCTATGAGCCGCCGGTCAATCGCCTCATCGGCATGTTTAAATTTCATCAAAAACTTCATCTTGCCGAACCCCTGGCCGGACTGCTTATGGAACGCCTGGGTGACCAACATGAAAGACCAGAGATCCTGGTCCCCGTTCCGTTACATCCCCTGCGCCTGCGACAACGGGGATTCAACCAATCCGTCGAACTTACTCGCATACTGGCCAAACACTACCGCCTGCCCTATGACTGGCGACTCTGCCGACGCATAAAAGCGACCAAGACTCAATCGGAACTGAGCAGGCAGGAGAGGCGAAAAAACCTGGTCAATGCGTTTCAGGCCTGCGCGGAGGTCAAGGACACCCACCTGGTGCTGGTGGACGATGTGATCACCACAGGTGCGACCGTGACCGAGCTCAGTAAGGTGTTGAAAAAAGCAGGTGCAAAACGGATCGATGTATGGGCTGTTGCCAGAACCCAAACCCTGTAG
- the bioB gene encoding biotin synthase BioB, producing the protein MTETILRHDWRLDEIEALFDLPFNDLLFQAQSLHRAHFDPNQVQMSSLLSIKTGACAEDCGYCSQSAKNATGLEAEKLMPLEEVVAAAQTAKEKGASRFCMGAAWRNPTDKNLDKVIDMVEAVHGLGMETCLTLGMLTQAQADRLRDAGLDYYNHNLDTSPEFYGNVISTRTFDDRLHTLAHVRDAGISVCSGGILGMGESRRDRASMLRELCNLPRHPESVPINMLVKIEGTPLYTAEALDPFEFVRTIAVARLLMPHSYVRLSAGRAEMNDEMQALCFLAGANSIFYGERLLTTDNPEADRDVRLLERLGMKTEQLLETEVKAAKVPCSQAKAG; encoded by the coding sequence ATGACCGAAACAATTTTACGCCATGACTGGCGACTGGACGAGATAGAGGCCCTGTTCGATCTACCCTTCAACGATCTGCTATTTCAGGCGCAAAGTCTACACCGGGCTCATTTCGACCCCAATCAGGTGCAAATGAGCAGCCTGCTCAGTATCAAGACAGGGGCCTGCGCAGAGGATTGCGGCTACTGCTCCCAGAGCGCGAAAAACGCCACCGGGCTCGAAGCGGAAAAACTGATGCCGCTGGAGGAGGTTGTAGCGGCGGCGCAGACAGCGAAGGAGAAGGGTGCGAGCCGTTTCTGTATGGGTGCGGCCTGGCGCAACCCAACCGACAAGAATCTGGACAAGGTAATCGACATGGTCGAGGCCGTGCATGGCCTGGGTATGGAGACCTGTCTCACCCTGGGCATGCTGACCCAGGCCCAGGCGGACCGCCTGCGCGATGCCGGACTCGATTACTACAACCACAATCTCGACACCTCGCCGGAATTTTACGGCAATGTGATCTCCACCCGTACATTCGATGACCGACTGCATACCCTGGCCCATGTCAGGGATGCGGGTATCAGTGTCTGTTCCGGTGGCATCCTGGGGATGGGTGAATCCCGGCGGGATCGCGCCAGCATGTTGCGTGAGCTGTGTAATCTGCCCCGCCATCCGGAATCGGTGCCGATCAATATGCTGGTGAAGATCGAGGGTACACCGCTCTACACTGCCGAGGCGCTGGATCCCTTCGAGTTCGTGCGCACCATCGCGGTGGCGCGTCTGCTGATGCCACACTCCTATGTACGCCTCTCCGCAGGTCGGGCCGAGATGAATGATGAAATGCAGGCCCTCTGTTTTCTCGCCGGGGCGAACTCTATCTTCTATGGCGAGCGGCTGTTGACCACGGATAATCCCGAGGCAGACAGGGACGTGCGCCTGCTCGAAAGGCTGGGTATG